One Delphinus delphis chromosome 16, mDelDel1.2, whole genome shotgun sequence genomic window carries:
- the SNCG gene encoding gamma-synuclein → MDVFKKGFSIAKEGVVGAVEKTKQGVTEAAEKTKEGVMYVGAKTKEGVVQSVTSVAEKTKEHANAVSEAVVSSVNTVATKTVEEAENIAITSRVVRKEDLQQPAPSQEDEAPKVEEEVAEATKSGGD, encoded by the exons ATGGATGTCTTCAAGAAGGGCTTCTCCATCGCCAAGGAGGGTGTGGTGGGCGCCGTGGAGAAGACCAAGCAGGGGGTGACAGAGGCTGCTGAGAAGACCAAGGAGGGCGTCATGTATGTGG GAGCCAAGACCAAGGAAGGTGTTGTGCAGAGTGTGACCTCAG TGGCTGAGAAGACCAAGGAGCACGCCAACGCCGTGAGCGAGGCCGTGGTCTCCAGTGTCAACACCGTGGCCACCAAGACCGTAGAGGAAGCAGAGAACATCGCGATCACCTCCAGAGTGGTGCGCAAG GAGGACCTGCAGCAACCTGCCCCCTCGCAGGAGGACGAGGCGCCCAAAGTGGAAGAGGAAGTGGCTGAGGCG accAAGAGTGGAGGAGATTAG
- the ADIRF gene encoding adipogenesis regulatory factor produces MASKGLQDLTQQVQGAAQEAVTAAGAATQQVVDETTETGQKAMDQVAKSTQETIDKTANQASEAFSGLGKILRLLK; encoded by the exons ATGGCCAGCAAAGGCTTGCAGGACCTGACGCAGCAAGTGCAGGGGGCGGCCCAGGAAGCGG TGACGGCGGCTGGAGCAGCAACTCAGCAAGTGGTGGATGAGACCACAGAGACAGGGCAGAAAG CCATGGACCAGGTTGCCAAGTCTACCCAGGAAACCATCGACAAGACTGCTAACCAGGCCTCTGAGGCTTTCTCGGGTTTGGGGAAAATACTCCGCCTCCTGAAATGA